In Arthrobacter sp. UKPF54-2, the following are encoded in one genomic region:
- the moaA gene encoding GTP 3',8-cyclase MoaA — translation MSVQLGMPQPRAEGGPGAGPSAPQPAGRPAGMPAGLLDRYGRRATDMRLSLTDKCNLRCSYCMPAEGLEWLSKQAVMTAEEIVRIVRIGVDLLGVRELRLTGGEPLVRADLLDIISALRRAHPELPISMTTNAVGLDKKAAGLKAAGLTRINVSLDSLHEETFTKLTRRPFLDRVLAGVDAAWAAGLGPVKLNAVLMRGINDAESPSLLAWALDRGYELRFIEQMPLDADHGWTRRNMITAAEIRGLLSVDYVLSPDPRERDGAPAERFEVRARVPGTDQAAGPVLGTVGIIASVTEPFCSDCRRTRITAEGKIMSCLFSREEIDLLGLLRGGASDEQLAERWQDAMWLKPKAHGMDHVGLDAPDFVQPDRSMSAIGG, via the coding sequence ATGAGTGTTCAGCTTGGCATGCCCCAGCCCCGGGCGGAGGGCGGCCCCGGCGCGGGCCCTTCGGCGCCGCAGCCGGCCGGCCGCCCCGCCGGCATGCCTGCCGGGCTGCTGGACCGCTACGGCCGGCGGGCCACCGACATGCGGCTCTCGCTGACGGACAAATGCAACCTGCGCTGCAGCTACTGCATGCCGGCGGAGGGCCTCGAATGGCTGTCCAAGCAGGCCGTGATGACCGCGGAGGAGATCGTGCGGATCGTCCGGATCGGCGTGGACCTGCTGGGAGTGCGCGAACTCCGGCTGACCGGCGGTGAGCCGCTGGTCCGGGCCGACCTCCTGGACATCATCTCCGCCCTGCGCCGGGCCCACCCGGAGCTTCCGATCTCCATGACCACCAACGCCGTCGGGCTGGACAAGAAGGCGGCCGGGCTCAAAGCCGCCGGCCTCACCCGGATCAACGTGTCCCTGGATTCGCTCCATGAGGAAACGTTCACCAAGCTGACCCGGCGCCCGTTCCTGGACCGGGTCCTCGCCGGCGTGGACGCCGCCTGGGCCGCCGGGCTGGGGCCGGTGAAGCTCAATGCCGTCCTGATGCGCGGCATCAACGACGCCGAGTCCCCCTCGCTGCTGGCGTGGGCGCTGGACCGCGGCTACGAACTGCGCTTTATCGAACAGATGCCGCTGGACGCGGACCACGGCTGGACCCGCCGGAACATGATCACCGCCGCGGAGATCCGCGGCCTGCTCTCCGTCGACTATGTGCTCAGCCCCGATCCGCGGGAGCGCGACGGCGCCCCGGCCGAGCGTTTCGAGGTCCGCGCCCGTGTGCCGGGAACGGACCAGGCCGCCGGCCCGGTGCTGGGAACCGTCGGGATCATCGCCTCGGTCACCGAGCCGTTCTGCTCGGACTGCCGCCGCACCCGCATCACCGCGGAAGGCAAGATCATGAGCTGCCTGTTCTCCCGCGAGGAAATCGACCTGCTGGGGCTGCTCCGCGGCGGCGCCAGCGACGAGCAGCTTGCGGAGCGCTGGCAGGACGCCATGTGGCTCAAGCCCAAGGCCCACGGCATGGACCACGTTGGACTGGACGCCCCGGACTTCGTCCAGCCGGACCGCAGCATGAGCGCCATCGGAGGCTGA
- a CDS encoding MoaD/ThiS family protein, whose protein sequence is MNVRYFAAARAAAGLDEEKFDLADGAPLASLLEAILAVERPEPPAGTPPLARILARSSFLVNEVAVRNGAALLSADDVVDVLPPFAGG, encoded by the coding sequence GTGAACGTACGTTACTTCGCTGCCGCGCGCGCCGCCGCCGGCCTGGACGAGGAGAAATTCGACCTGGCCGACGGCGCCCCGCTGGCCAGCCTGCTGGAGGCGATCCTCGCCGTCGAACGGCCCGAGCCGCCGGCCGGCACCCCGCCGCTGGCCCGTATATTGGCCCGGTCCAGCTTCCTGGTCAACGAGGTGGCGGTCCGGAACGGCGCGGCGCTCCTGTCCGCGGACGACGTCGTCGACGTGCTGCCGCCGTTCGCCGGCGGGTAG
- a CDS encoding alpha/beta hydrolase: MTQTASQDTYRTVDVAVRGGTLHTAIWGPEDPAAPTILAVHGVTASHKAWPYLAEALPEVRIIAPDLRGRGRSNGLPAPYGMPSHAEDLAAVLAELAPGPVVVVGHSMGAFASLVLANLFPERVRSLVLVDGGLPLQVPAGISDAEVISSVLGPAAERLNATFPSREVYRSFWRQHPAFSGDWGPLIEAYVDYDLTGEAPELRPATRYQAMAEDTAELHRGASLLKALDELAVDTVVLRAPRGLLNEPAALYSPGYLDDWAAKLPSLRVREVPDVNHYTIVMGDAGAAAVAESVREALAGS; this comes from the coding sequence ATGACCCAGACAGCCAGCCAGGACACCTACCGCACCGTCGACGTGGCGGTCCGCGGCGGCACACTGCACACCGCCATCTGGGGCCCGGAAGACCCGGCCGCGCCCACCATCCTCGCCGTCCACGGCGTCACCGCCTCGCACAAGGCCTGGCCGTACCTGGCCGAGGCGCTGCCGGAGGTGCGGATCATCGCCCCCGACCTGCGCGGCCGCGGCCGCAGCAACGGGCTGCCCGCGCCGTACGGCATGCCCTCGCACGCCGAGGACCTCGCGGCCGTGCTGGCGGAGCTGGCGCCGGGCCCGGTGGTGGTGGTGGGGCATTCGATGGGCGCGTTCGCCTCGCTGGTGCTCGCGAACCTGTTCCCGGAGCGGGTCCGCTCGCTGGTCCTGGTGGACGGCGGCCTGCCGCTGCAGGTGCCGGCGGGGATCTCCGACGCCGAGGTCATTTCCTCGGTGCTGGGCCCGGCGGCGGAGCGCCTGAACGCCACCTTCCCGAGCCGCGAGGTGTACCGCTCGTTCTGGCGCCAGCACCCGGCCTTCAGCGGCGACTGGGGCCCGCTCATCGAGGCCTACGTGGACTACGACCTCACGGGCGAGGCGCCCGAGCTGCGGCCGGCGACCCGCTACCAGGCGATGGCCGAGGACACCGCCGAACTGCACCGCGGCGCCTCGCTGCTGAAGGCCCTGGATGAACTCGCCGTGGACACCGTAGTGCTCCGTGCCCCGCGCGGCCTGCTCAACGAACCGGCTGCACTCTACTCACCGGGCTACCTGGACGACTGGGCCGCCAAACTGCCGTCCCTGCGGGTCCGCGAGGTCCCGGACGTCAACCACTACACGATCGTGATGGGCGACGCCGGTGCCGCAGCCGTCGCGGAAAGCGTCCGGGAGGCGCTGGCCGGCAGCTGA
- a CDS encoding TetR/AcrR family transcriptional regulator — MSAAPRTARGTRTRAKLLEAAEAVFASVGYHEASIVKITEAAGVGLGTFYLYFDGKQAIFDEVVEDLNRRVRHAMTDAARSAGTRLEAERAGFRAFFRFTAEHPALYRIIRQAEFVSPGALRLHYTRIVNGYIEGLKAAQLSGEVREMDPTVAAWALMGIGELIGMRWVLWDEEGATPAAGARPDVPEEVFEEMMQFIERALAPTPGSAPGPAANPTPPQEGTAP, encoded by the coding sequence ATGAGCGCCGCACCGCGCACCGCCCGCGGCACCCGCACCCGGGCCAAGCTCCTTGAGGCCGCCGAAGCGGTCTTCGCCTCGGTGGGCTACCACGAGGCCTCGATCGTCAAGATCACCGAAGCCGCCGGGGTGGGCCTCGGCACCTTCTACCTGTACTTCGACGGCAAACAGGCCATTTTCGACGAGGTGGTCGAGGACCTGAACCGGCGCGTCCGGCATGCCATGACCGACGCCGCCCGGAGCGCCGGGACCCGGCTTGAGGCGGAACGGGCCGGCTTCCGGGCCTTCTTCCGCTTCACCGCCGAGCACCCGGCGCTGTACCGGATCATCCGCCAGGCCGAATTCGTCTCACCCGGGGCCCTGCGCCTGCACTACACCCGGATCGTCAACGGCTACATCGAAGGGCTCAAAGCGGCCCAGCTCAGCGGCGAGGTCCGCGAGATGGACCCCACCGTGGCGGCGTGGGCCCTGATGGGCATCGGCGAGCTGATCGGCATGCGCTGGGTGCTCTGGGACGAGGAGGGCGCCACACCCGCCGCCGGTGCCCGGCCCGATGTGCCCGAGGAAGTCTTCGAGGAAATGATGCAGTTCATCGAACGGGCGCTTGCGCCCACGCCCGGTTCCGCCCCAGGACCGGCCGCGAACCCCACCCCGCCCCAGGAAGGGACAGCCCCATGA
- a CDS encoding class I adenylate-forming enzyme family protein, which translates to MSRPTGPVGPVGPRPADGLHTLGRWTTDRSLTTGHRVAIDDRGCTLSYSELERRAAALADGFRAAGYSIGDRIASLTGNSSDHVVAFFACAKAGLVLVPLSWRLSPRELAAQLELAEPQLLLVEGELDALAAAACALLPHRPRTAALGPGGVEKSVPPPTRVRSAPEGAGAPRREVRDDDALLMIFTSGTEGASKAAVLTHANCFWNNLALSRTLDMGSSDVVLAVLPQFHVGGWNIQPLLAWWTGATVVLERGFEPGRVLQLIAERGVTMLMGVPTQYLMLAEHPDFAHAELGSLRHAVVGGAPMPAPLLRIWHRRGVALSQGYGLTEASPNVLCLPNEDAERMVGYSGKPYPHVAVAVADPVTGEILDGAATGELLVGGPGVFAGYFRDPAATAAVLVDGWLRTGDLVERDAEGYIKVVDRLKDIYISGGENVAPAEVEAALLTHPAVAQAAVVGVADERWGESGMAFVVVRPGMATDEQELLEHCASQLARFKVPSRIETVAALPRTALNKVLRARLRQDLAERGQAGSVPAERSRA; encoded by the coding sequence ATGAGCCGGCCAACCGGCCCCGTCGGCCCCGTCGGCCCCCGCCCCGCCGACGGCCTGCACACCCTGGGCCGCTGGACCACCGACCGCAGCCTGACCACCGGGCACCGCGTCGCCATCGACGACCGCGGCTGCACCCTGAGCTACAGCGAGCTGGAACGCCGCGCGGCCGCCCTCGCTGACGGCTTCCGGGCCGCCGGCTACTCGATCGGGGACCGGATCGCGAGCCTGACCGGCAACAGCTCGGACCATGTGGTGGCCTTCTTCGCCTGCGCCAAGGCCGGGCTGGTCCTGGTCCCGCTATCCTGGCGGCTCTCACCCCGGGAACTGGCGGCCCAGCTGGAACTCGCCGAGCCGCAGCTGCTGCTGGTCGAAGGCGAACTCGACGCACTCGCCGCGGCGGCCTGCGCGCTGCTGCCGCACCGGCCGCGCACCGCCGCCCTGGGTCCCGGCGGCGTCGAGAAGTCCGTTCCGCCGCCCACCCGGGTCCGGTCCGCGCCCGAAGGTGCCGGCGCGCCACGCCGCGAGGTGCGCGACGACGACGCGCTGCTGATGATCTTCACCTCGGGCACCGAGGGCGCCAGCAAGGCAGCCGTGCTGACCCATGCCAACTGCTTCTGGAACAACCTCGCGCTCTCCCGCACCCTGGACATGGGCAGCAGCGACGTGGTGCTGGCCGTGCTGCCGCAGTTCCATGTGGGCGGCTGGAACATCCAGCCGCTGCTGGCCTGGTGGACCGGGGCCACCGTGGTGCTGGAGCGCGGCTTCGAACCGGGCCGGGTCCTGCAGCTGATCGCCGAACGCGGCGTGACCATGCTGATGGGCGTCCCCACCCAGTACCTGATGCTCGCCGAGCACCCGGACTTTGCCCACGCCGAACTGGGCAGCCTGCGCCACGCGGTGGTTGGCGGCGCGCCGATGCCGGCGCCGCTGCTGCGGATCTGGCACCGCAGGGGAGTGGCGCTGAGCCAGGGCTACGGCCTCACCGAGGCCTCCCCGAACGTGCTCTGCCTGCCGAACGAGGACGCCGAACGGATGGTGGGGTACTCCGGCAAGCCCTACCCGCACGTCGCCGTCGCCGTGGCGGATCCCGTCACGGGGGAAATCCTCGACGGCGCCGCCACCGGCGAGCTGCTGGTGGGCGGCCCGGGCGTCTTTGCCGGGTACTTCCGTGACCCCGCCGCGACGGCTGCCGTCCTCGTCGACGGCTGGCTGCGCACCGGCGACCTTGTGGAGCGCGACGCCGAGGGGTACATCAAGGTGGTGGACCGGCTCAAGGACATCTACATCTCCGGCGGTGAGAACGTCGCCCCGGCCGAGGTCGAGGCCGCCCTGCTGACCCATCCCGCGGTGGCTCAGGCCGCCGTCGTCGGGGTGGCGGACGAACGCTGGGGCGAAAGCGGCATGGCCTTTGTGGTGGTCCGTCCGGGCATGGCCACCGACGAGCAGGAACTGCTGGAGCACTGCGCCTCCCAGCTGGCCCGCTTCAAGGTTCCGTCCCGGATCGAGACCGTGGCGGCACTGCCCCGCACGGCGCTGAACAAGGTGCTCCGCGCCCGGCTCCGGCAGGACCTCGCCGAACGCGGCCAGGCCGGCTCCGTGCCGGCGGAACGGAGCCGGGCATGA
- a CDS encoding branched-chain amino acid ABC transporter permease, translating to MTTDTDTSSTDDTARQDRPAPHGGTARGPRKHDARGAAGSAPRPAITGRRLACWAAGAAGVLLLVLLPLLNISLPGVLPGPSYTPGSLQLLAMCMLMAAAALTYHLLLGVAGLLSFGHALYFGAGVYGLAIILQNLDIPLLPAMGLTLLIVVVLAHVVGSISLRVNGIPFAMVTLAFAQAGSVIVGRNPDGRTGGDEGLTLRTDNLPDVLVGVVNTRNLYWLALAVLVAVFIVVTWVQSSRAGHAAAAVRENELRVRVLGLQPYLVKLLIFVVSAVLVCVIGMVFLLLQSGAVPRAVSSDLTVTLLVMVVLGGVGSRWGAVIGGVFYTILDQRLTTLANSEAVKSLPDILRVPLSEPLFILGTLFILVVIFLPGGITGTAERLAQRRRGRRAGSHGTETPRDILEDAA from the coding sequence ATGACCACCGACACTGACACCTCCAGCACCGACGACACCGCCCGCCAGGACCGGCCGGCGCCCCACGGCGGCACGGCCCGCGGGCCCCGCAAGCACGACGCGCGGGGAGCAGCCGGCAGCGCACCTCGCCCCGCCATCACCGGCCGCCGGCTTGCGTGCTGGGCCGCGGGAGCGGCCGGCGTGCTGCTCCTGGTCCTGCTGCCGCTGCTGAACATCTCGCTGCCGGGCGTGCTGCCCGGCCCCAGCTACACGCCCGGGTCCCTGCAGCTGCTGGCGATGTGCATGCTGATGGCGGCCGCGGCCCTGACCTACCACCTGCTCCTCGGCGTGGCGGGGCTGCTGTCCTTCGGCCACGCCCTCTACTTCGGCGCGGGCGTCTACGGGCTCGCCATCATCCTGCAGAACCTGGACATCCCGCTGCTGCCGGCCATGGGCCTGACCCTGCTGATCGTGGTTGTCCTGGCCCACGTGGTGGGCAGCATCAGCCTGCGGGTCAACGGTATCCCGTTCGCCATGGTCACACTCGCGTTCGCGCAGGCCGGCTCGGTGATCGTGGGCCGCAACCCCGATGGCAGGACCGGCGGGGACGAAGGGCTGACGCTGCGCACCGACAACCTGCCCGACGTGCTGGTGGGGGTGGTCAACACCCGCAACCTGTACTGGCTGGCGCTGGCCGTGCTGGTGGCCGTGTTTATCGTCGTCACCTGGGTACAGTCCTCCCGGGCCGGTCACGCCGCGGCCGCCGTGCGGGAGAACGAACTGCGGGTCCGCGTCCTGGGCCTGCAACCGTATCTGGTTAAACTGCTGATCTTCGTGGTCTCCGCCGTCCTGGTCTGCGTCATCGGGATGGTCTTCCTGCTGCTGCAGAGCGGGGCGGTGCCCCGGGCGGTATCCTCGGACCTCACCGTGACCCTGCTGGTGATGGTGGTCCTGGGCGGGGTCGGCTCGCGCTGGGGTGCCGTGATCGGCGGCGTGTTCTACACGATCCTGGACCAGCGCCTCACCACGCTGGCCAACTCGGAAGCCGTCAAGTCGCTCCCGGACATCCTCCGCGTGCCGCTGTCCGAACCGCTCTTCATCCTCGGCACCCTGTTCATCCTCGTGGTGATCTTCCTGCCCGGCGGCATCACCGGAACCGCCGAACGGCTGGCGCAGCGCCGCCGGGGCCGGCGCGCCGGCAGCCACGGCACCGAAACCCCGCGCGACATCCTCGAGGACGCCGCATGA
- a CDS encoding branched-chain amino acid ABC transporter permease: MSTLVLLLFTGLGLGALYFLVAAGLSLIYGLMGVLNFAHGAFLTLGAFTGWEVARRTGADNWGTFLLSLLIGAAAGAAFAAFTEFVLIRRLYQRHIEQVLVTVGLSLAAVALFDGVWGTDPVYIQGPAWFKDTTEILGARIPNDRFVCIIAAVMVLLGLVFFLQKTRYGMIIRAGVENRSMVTALGIDVRKAFTLVFTIGGAAAGLGGVLASHYFGYVSPMLGGSLLIFAFIVTVIGGLGSLTGAAIAAVAVAVLQQFANFYLGGTGDFVVVLALALVLLFRPTGLLGRTA, translated from the coding sequence GTGAGCACCCTTGTCCTGCTCCTGTTCACCGGCCTCGGCCTCGGAGCCCTGTACTTCCTGGTGGCCGCCGGCCTGTCGCTGATCTACGGCCTAATGGGCGTGTTGAATTTCGCCCACGGCGCGTTTCTGACCCTCGGCGCCTTCACCGGCTGGGAGGTCGCCCGGCGCACCGGCGCCGACAACTGGGGGACGTTCCTGCTGTCCCTCCTGATCGGCGCTGCCGCCGGCGCCGCCTTCGCGGCGTTCACCGAGTTTGTCCTGATCCGCCGCCTCTACCAGCGGCACATCGAGCAGGTCCTCGTCACCGTGGGCCTCTCGCTCGCCGCCGTGGCCCTGTTCGACGGCGTCTGGGGCACCGACCCGGTCTACATCCAGGGGCCGGCCTGGTTCAAGGACACCACCGAAATCCTCGGCGCCCGGATCCCCAACGACCGCTTCGTCTGCATCATCGCCGCCGTGATGGTGCTGCTGGGCCTGGTGTTCTTCCTGCAGAAGACCCGGTACGGCATGATCATCCGCGCCGGCGTCGAAAACCGGTCCATGGTCACCGCCCTTGGCATCGACGTCCGCAAGGCCTTCACCCTCGTCTTCACCATCGGCGGGGCGGCGGCCGGCCTCGGCGGGGTCCTGGCCTCGCACTACTTCGGCTACGTCTCGCCGATGCTCGGCGGCTCGCTGCTGATCTTCGCCTTCATCGTCACGGTCATCGGCGGCCTCGGCTCGCTGACCGGCGCGGCCATCGCCGCCGTCGCCGTCGCCGTCCTGCAGCAGTTCGCGAACTTCTACCTCGGCGGCACCGGCGACTTCGTCGTGGTGCTGGCGCTGGCGCTCGTGCTGCTGTTCCGCCCCACCGGCCTGCTCGGGAGAACCGCATGA
- a CDS encoding ABC transporter ATP-binding protein has product MSTAAESRAAARPILKVESLYASIAGQQVVEDVSFTVPATGITALLGRNGVGKTSTIKAIIGLIDRTGTVELDGVRIEKEATFKIIRSGVGYVPEDREVFSKLTVAENLRLAERDAAPRRQLVEELFPDLLARSAQMAGTLSGGQQQMVSLARALLNTNKILLVDEPTKGLAPKIVAEVAETLAEAAKTVPILLVEQNLHVVRQLAEGAVVLSGGRVVHTGPALEFLDDTGLIQRHLGVSTEGAHGAETSVAPAGGPAEKGAAL; this is encoded by the coding sequence ATGAGCACCGCAGCCGAAAGCCGCGCCGCAGCCCGGCCCATCCTGAAGGTCGAGTCGCTGTACGCCTCGATTGCCGGCCAGCAGGTCGTGGAGGACGTGTCCTTCACCGTCCCCGCCACGGGGATCACCGCCCTGCTGGGCCGCAACGGCGTCGGCAAAACCAGCACCATCAAGGCCATCATCGGCCTGATCGACCGCACCGGCACCGTGGAACTGGACGGTGTGCGGATCGAAAAGGAAGCCACCTTCAAGATCATCCGCAGCGGCGTGGGCTACGTCCCGGAGGACCGCGAGGTCTTCTCCAAACTGACCGTCGCGGAGAACCTGAGGCTCGCCGAGCGCGACGCCGCGCCGCGCCGGCAGCTCGTCGAGGAGCTCTTCCCCGACCTGCTGGCCCGCTCCGCGCAGATGGCCGGAACGCTCTCCGGCGGCCAGCAGCAGATGGTCTCGCTGGCCCGCGCCCTGCTGAACACCAACAAGATCCTGCTGGTGGACGAACCCACCAAGGGCCTTGCCCCCAAGATCGTCGCCGAGGTCGCCGAGACCCTGGCGGAAGCGGCCAAAACCGTCCCGATCCTGCTTGTGGAGCAGAACCTGCACGTCGTCCGCCAGCTGGCCGAGGGCGCCGTCGTCCTCTCCGGCGGGCGGGTGGTCCACACCGGCCCGGCCCTGGAGTTCCTCGACGACACCGGGCTGATCCAGCGCCACCTGGGTGTCTCCACCGAGGGCGCCCACGGCGCGGAGACCAGCGTGGCACCTGCCGGGGGCCCGGCGGAGAAAGGGGCGGCCCTGTGA
- a CDS encoding ABC transporter ATP-binding protein produces the protein MNTPALPALAVDGLGLQIGGARILQDVGFEVGAGEMIGVIGPNGAGKTTLFNLISGVLRPTTGSIMLNGREITAAPIHRRSRAGLGRTFQTSNLFPRLSVLENVRLAAQAKLGGSFSLLRFPSASDEATRIARGTIAEVGLTSQLTTAAGDLSHGEKRKVEIAVLLATDPAVVLLDEPMAGVASGDVPSLTAIIRGMHRDRGCTVMMVEHHMDVVLGLVDRVAVMHHGSLLALDSPDAVMANPTVQSAYLGDPV, from the coding sequence ATGAATACCCCAGCCCTGCCCGCCCTCGCGGTGGATGGCCTTGGTCTGCAGATCGGCGGTGCCCGCATCCTCCAGGACGTGGGCTTCGAGGTCGGCGCCGGTGAAATGATCGGCGTGATCGGCCCCAACGGAGCCGGCAAGACCACCTTGTTCAACCTGATTTCCGGCGTGCTGCGACCCACCACGGGCAGCATCATGCTGAACGGCAGGGAGATCACGGCCGCGCCCATCCACCGCCGGTCCCGGGCAGGGCTGGGACGGACCTTCCAGACGTCCAACCTGTTTCCCCGGCTCAGCGTGCTGGAGAACGTCCGGCTCGCCGCCCAGGCGAAGCTCGGCGGCAGCTTCAGCCTCCTGCGTTTCCCCTCCGCCTCGGATGAGGCCACCCGCATTGCCCGCGGCACCATCGCCGAGGTGGGGCTCACCAGCCAGCTCACGACGGCGGCCGGGGACCTCTCGCACGGCGAGAAGCGCAAGGTGGAGATCGCCGTGCTGCTGGCGACGGATCCCGCCGTCGTGCTGCTGGACGAGCCGATGGCCGGGGTGGCGTCGGGGGACGTCCCGTCCCTCACCGCCATCATCCGGGGAATGCACCGGGACCGCGGCTGCACCGTCATGATGGTGGAGCACCACATGGACGTGGTCCTGGGCCTGGTGGATCGGGTGGCCGTGATGCACCACGGCAGCCTGCTGGCCCTGGACAGCCCCGACGCCGTGATGGCCAACCCTACCGTGCAAAGCGCCTACCTCGGAGACCCCGTATGA
- a CDS encoding substrate-binding domain-containing protein: MKDTKKFLMAAVMATGLALSACAPTAGSAAPAGSGGASKAAEPVNVGIIYSKTGPLAAYGATYYEGLQAGIDYATGGTGEVNGAKINLTYADDGGDPDKAVTAAKDLIGKGYKVIGGTASSGIALKLAEQAAQNKVLYISGPAATDAIQGINKYTFRSGRQSLQDVATAGSFIDIKGKKILVFAQDNAFGQGNVAAVKAVLGAKGATVESILVADGQELTPFARQLIDAKPDMVFVAWAGATTGSMWQALSQQGVFDKAPVVTGLGDASSFGAYGAASSKISFLNHYFPGASGTEVEKKMIAAVEKAGKKADLFTPDGFVAGQMIVQAIKGGGNDADAMVKALEGFSFDGPKGKETVRASDHALIQDMYQAKLVQKGDTWAPELIKVVPGDTVAPPEKK, from the coding sequence GTGAAGGATACAAAGAAGTTCCTGATGGCCGCCGTGATGGCCACCGGGCTCGCCCTCAGCGCCTGCGCGCCCACGGCCGGCTCCGCCGCCCCGGCGGGCTCCGGCGGCGCCAGCAAGGCGGCCGAACCGGTCAACGTCGGCATCATCTACTCCAAGACCGGCCCGCTGGCGGCCTACGGCGCCACCTACTACGAGGGCCTCCAGGCCGGCATTGACTACGCCACCGGCGGCACCGGTGAAGTCAACGGTGCCAAGATCAACCTCACCTACGCCGACGACGGCGGCGACCCGGACAAGGCCGTCACCGCGGCCAAGGACCTGATCGGCAAGGGCTACAAGGTTATCGGCGGCACCGCTTCCTCCGGCATCGCCCTGAAGCTCGCCGAGCAGGCGGCCCAGAACAAGGTGCTGTACATCTCCGGCCCCGCCGCGACCGACGCCATCCAGGGCATCAACAAGTACACCTTCCGCTCGGGCCGCCAGAGCCTGCAGGATGTTGCCACCGCTGGCAGCTTCATCGACATCAAGGGCAAGAAGATCCTGGTATTCGCGCAGGACAACGCCTTCGGCCAGGGCAATGTTGCCGCGGTGAAGGCCGTCCTCGGCGCGAAGGGCGCCACGGTGGAGTCCATCCTGGTCGCCGACGGCCAGGAGCTCACGCCGTTCGCCCGCCAGCTCATCGATGCCAAGCCGGACATGGTCTTCGTGGCCTGGGCCGGGGCAACGACCGGCAGCATGTGGCAGGCCCTGAGCCAGCAGGGTGTCTTCGACAAGGCCCCGGTGGTGACCGGACTTGGTGACGCCTCCAGCTTCGGCGCCTACGGTGCGGCAAGCTCCAAGATCAGCTTCCTCAACCACTACTTCCCGGGCGCCTCGGGCACCGAGGTGGAGAAGAAGATGATCGCCGCCGTCGAGAAGGCCGGCAAGAAGGCCGACCTGTTCACCCCGGACGGCTTCGTTGCCGGCCAGATGATCGTCCAGGCCATCAAGGGCGGCGGCAATGATGCCGACGCGATGGTAAAGGCACTTGAGGGCTTCAGCTTCGACGGACCCAAGGGCAAGGAAACCGTCCGCGCTTCGGACCACGCCCTGATCCAGGACATGTACCAGGCCAAGCTGGTCCAGAAGGGCGACACCTGGGCTCCCGAGCTCATCAAGGTGGTCCCCGGCGACACGGTCGCGCCGCCGGAGAAGAAGTAG
- a CDS encoding DUF1579 domain-containing protein — MPGSAHEALETFLGRWSGTTQWEATAWGPARTAAAEVVFARAAAGLAVTMSYRHTDADGAVTEGVGVFTMDPAHPDLLWYHVNSLGLPPEAPARASWQDGTLTIERRSGRGSARHTLRIDDGQLTHAAGLRLGSASDFSPFMTTVCRRVPEPAPIPA, encoded by the coding sequence TTGCCAGGCAGCGCACACGAGGCCCTTGAGACATTTCTGGGGCGATGGAGCGGCACGACCCAGTGGGAGGCCACCGCCTGGGGCCCGGCCCGGACCGCCGCGGCAGAGGTAGTCTTCGCCCGCGCCGCTGCCGGCCTCGCGGTCACCATGAGCTACCGCCACACCGACGCCGACGGCGCCGTCACCGAGGGTGTTGGCGTCTTTACGATGGACCCGGCCCATCCCGACCTGCTGTGGTACCACGTCAACAGCCTCGGACTGCCCCCGGAAGCGCCGGCCCGGGCCAGCTGGCAGGACGGCACCCTGACCATCGAACGGCGCAGCGGCCGCGGGTCCGCCCGCCACACCTTGCGCATCGACGACGGCCAGCTGACTCATGCGGCTGGGCTTCGGCTTGGGAGCGCGAGCGATTTCAGCCCATTTATGACCACGGTGTGCCGTCGCGTCCCGGAGCCCGCGCCCATCCCGGCTTGA